The Phyllopteryx taeniolatus isolate TA_2022b chromosome 17, UOR_Ptae_1.2, whole genome shotgun sequence genome window below encodes:
- the apbb3 gene encoding amyloid-beta A4 precursor protein-binding family B member 3 isoform X3: MMGKDYMLAIIIVNCDDNIWSDQNLLLDPDLPSGWKTIQDSTGTYYWHVPTGATQWQHPRLNGTPTQPQPDAQNFFFSGVCSSKDDQRPQGFSAVPADTRSRRADDSCRHDDNSQCFSVRSLGWLQVEEDDLSPGRSSLAVGNVIQQLSRCGPPEERDRPGLLREGSEMRLLLKRDTLTLLDPVDHTPLYCQPIINIRVWGVGSDNGRDRDFAFVAADKDSCVLKCHVFRCDAPAKAIATALHRMCSQTMSQQTSRSLSMDSISPEDLPRQVEFLEAGLQRVHKFDVYYVGNLPVSRAMGMEVLNLAIESIMNSTQRHEWEATVIHVTDNFLSVFKQQEGEEPVWACQVRFLSFLGVGHDNRTFAVIVDGGRQRFECHVFWCEPDAGLLSEAVQAACMVQYQKCLVAQTPPPRSRLWHAAAPKVKRANSMDGATFHSGGNGGVSPRKGNGAHGVGVRRGMMAFFDTFRNKQAATS, from the exons ATGATGGGCAAGGACTACATGTTGGCTATCATCATTGTCAACTGCGACG ACAATATCTGGAGCGACCAGAACCTGCTGCTGGACCCGGACCTTCCCTCTGGCTGGAAGACCATCCAAGACTCCACGGGAACCTACTACTGGCACGTGCCCACCGGCGCCACCCAATGGCAGCACCCCCGACTCAACGGGACGCCCACGCAGCCGCAGCCTGACGCACAG AACTTCTTCTTCTCTGGTGTTTGCTCTTCGAAGGATGACCAAAGACCACAAGGCTTCAGTGCGGTCCCAGCTGACACCAg GTCTCGGAGGGCGGACGACTCCTGTCGCCATGACGACAACTCACAG TGTTTCTCGGTGCGCTCGCTGGGCTGGCTCCAGGTGGAGGAAGACGACTTGTCGCCGGGTCGCAGCAGCCTGGCGGTGGGCAACGTGATCCAACAGCTGTCCCGCTGCGGCCCCCCCGAGGAGCGAGACAGGCCGGGGCTCTTGAGGGAG GGGAGCGAGATGAGGCTGCTTCTGAAGCGGGACACGCTAACTCTCCTGGACCCGGTAGACCACACCCCCTTGTACTGTCAGCCAATCATCAACATCCGCGTGTGGGGGGTGGGCAGCGACAACGGCAG GGACAG GGACTTCGCCTTCGTGGCGGCCGATAAGGACAGCTGCGTGCTCAAGTGTCACGTGTTCCGCTGCGACGCGCCCGCCAAGGCCATCGCCACCGCGCTGCATCGCATGTGCTCGCAG ACGATGTCCCAGCAGACGTCCCGCTCGCTCTCCATGGACAGCATCTCACCCGAAGACCTGCCTCGACAAG TGGAATTCCTGGAGGCGGGGCTTCAGCGCGTCCACAAGTTTGACGTCTACTACGTCGGCAACCTGCCCGTGTCCCGCGCCATGG gcATGGAGGTGTTAAACTTGGCCATTGAGAGCATCATGAACTCCACCCAACGCCACGAGTGGGAGGCCACCGTCATCCACGTGACGGACAACTTCCTGTCTGTCTTCAAG CAGCAGGAAGGGGAGGAGCCAGTGTGGGCGTGTCAAGTGCGTTTCCTCAGCTTCCTGGGCGTGGGTCACGACAATCGCACCTTCGCCGTCATCGTGGACGGCGGCCGGCAGCGTTTCGAATGTCACGTCTTCTGGTGCGAGCCGGACGCCGGCCTCTTGTCGGAAGCCGTCCAGGCGGCGTGCATG GTTCAGTATCAGAAGTGTTTGGTGGCTCAGACGCCGCCGCCCAGGAGCCGGCTGTGGCACGCCGCCGCGCCCAAGGTTAAACGCGCCAACTCCATGGATGGCGCCACTTTCCACAGCGGCGGCAACGGCGGCGTGTCGCCGCGGAAGGGAAATGGCGCCCACGGCGTGGGCGTTCGCAGGGGCATGATGGCGTTCTTCGACACCTTCCGGAACAAACAGGCTGCCACCTCATAA
- the apbb3 gene encoding amyloid-beta A4 precursor protein-binding family B member 3 isoform X4, which translates to MMGKDYMLAIIIVNCDDNIWSDQNLLLDPDLPSGWKTIQDSTGTYYWHVPTGATQWQHPRLNGTPTQPQPDAQNFFFSGVCSSKDDQRPQGFSAVPADTRSRRADDSCRHDDNSQCFSVRSLGWLQVEEDDLSPGRSSLAVGNVIQQLSRCGPPEERDRPGLLREGSEMRLLLKRDTLTLLDPVDHTPLYCQPIINIRVWGVGSDNGRDRDFAFVAADKDSCVLKCHVFRCDAPAKAIATALHRMCSQTMSQQTSRSLSMDSISPEDLPRQVEFLEAGLQRVHKFDVYYVGNLPVSRAMGMEVLNLAIESIMNSTQRHEWEATVIHVTDNFLSVFKQEGEEPVWACQVRFLSFLGVGHDNRTFAVIVDGGRQRFECHVFWCEPDAGLLSEAVQAACMVQYQKCLVAQTPPPRSRLWHAAAPKVKRANSMDGATFHSGGNGGVSPRKGNGAHGVGVRRGMMAFFDTFRNKQAATS; encoded by the exons ATGATGGGCAAGGACTACATGTTGGCTATCATCATTGTCAACTGCGACG ACAATATCTGGAGCGACCAGAACCTGCTGCTGGACCCGGACCTTCCCTCTGGCTGGAAGACCATCCAAGACTCCACGGGAACCTACTACTGGCACGTGCCCACCGGCGCCACCCAATGGCAGCACCCCCGACTCAACGGGACGCCCACGCAGCCGCAGCCTGACGCACAG AACTTCTTCTTCTCTGGTGTTTGCTCTTCGAAGGATGACCAAAGACCACAAGGCTTCAGTGCGGTCCCAGCTGACACCAg GTCTCGGAGGGCGGACGACTCCTGTCGCCATGACGACAACTCACAG TGTTTCTCGGTGCGCTCGCTGGGCTGGCTCCAGGTGGAGGAAGACGACTTGTCGCCGGGTCGCAGCAGCCTGGCGGTGGGCAACGTGATCCAACAGCTGTCCCGCTGCGGCCCCCCCGAGGAGCGAGACAGGCCGGGGCTCTTGAGGGAG GGGAGCGAGATGAGGCTGCTTCTGAAGCGGGACACGCTAACTCTCCTGGACCCGGTAGACCACACCCCCTTGTACTGTCAGCCAATCATCAACATCCGCGTGTGGGGGGTGGGCAGCGACAACGGCAG GGACAG GGACTTCGCCTTCGTGGCGGCCGATAAGGACAGCTGCGTGCTCAAGTGTCACGTGTTCCGCTGCGACGCGCCCGCCAAGGCCATCGCCACCGCGCTGCATCGCATGTGCTCGCAG ACGATGTCCCAGCAGACGTCCCGCTCGCTCTCCATGGACAGCATCTCACCCGAAGACCTGCCTCGACAAG TGGAATTCCTGGAGGCGGGGCTTCAGCGCGTCCACAAGTTTGACGTCTACTACGTCGGCAACCTGCCCGTGTCCCGCGCCATGG gcATGGAGGTGTTAAACTTGGCCATTGAGAGCATCATGAACTCCACCCAACGCCACGAGTGGGAGGCCACCGTCATCCACGTGACGGACAACTTCCTGTCTGTCTTCAAG CAGGAAGGGGAGGAGCCAGTGTGGGCGTGTCAAGTGCGTTTCCTCAGCTTCCTGGGCGTGGGTCACGACAATCGCACCTTCGCCGTCATCGTGGACGGCGGCCGGCAGCGTTTCGAATGTCACGTCTTCTGGTGCGAGCCGGACGCCGGCCTCTTGTCGGAAGCCGTCCAGGCGGCGTGCATG GTTCAGTATCAGAAGTGTTTGGTGGCTCAGACGCCGCCGCCCAGGAGCCGGCTGTGGCACGCCGCCGCGCCCAAGGTTAAACGCGCCAACTCCATGGATGGCGCCACTTTCCACAGCGGCGGCAACGGCGGCGTGTCGCCGCGGAAGGGAAATGGCGCCCACGGCGTGGGCGTTCGCAGGGGCATGATGGCGTTCTTCGACACCTTCCGGAACAAACAGGCTGCCACCTCATAA
- the apbb3 gene encoding amyloid-beta A4 precursor protein-binding family B member 3 isoform X6, whose product MMGKDYMLAIIIVNCDDNIWSDQNLLLDPDLPSGWKTIQDSTGTYYWHVPTGATQWQHPRLNGTPTQPQPDAQDDQRPQGFSAVPADTRSRRADDSCRHDDNSQCFSVRSLGWLQVEEDDLSPGRSSLAVGNVIQQLSRCGPPEERDRPGLLREGSEMRLLLKRDTLTLLDPVDHTPLYCQPIINIRVWGVGSDNGRDRDFAFVAADKDSCVLKCHVFRCDAPAKAIATALHRMCSQTMSQQTSRSLSMDSISPEDLPRQVEFLEAGLQRVHKFDVYYVGNLPVSRAMGMEVLNLAIESIMNSTQRHEWEATVIHVTDNFLSVFKQQEGEEPVWACQVRFLSFLGVGHDNRTFAVIVDGGRQRFECHVFWCEPDAGLLSEAVQAACMVQYQKCLVAQTPPPRSRLWHAAAPKVKRANSMDGATFHSGGNGGVSPRKGNGAHGVGVRRGMMAFFDTFRNKQAATS is encoded by the exons ATGATGGGCAAGGACTACATGTTGGCTATCATCATTGTCAACTGCGACG ACAATATCTGGAGCGACCAGAACCTGCTGCTGGACCCGGACCTTCCCTCTGGCTGGAAGACCATCCAAGACTCCACGGGAACCTACTACTGGCACGTGCCCACCGGCGCCACCCAATGGCAGCACCCCCGACTCAACGGGACGCCCACGCAGCCGCAGCCTGACGCACAG GATGACCAAAGACCACAAGGCTTCAGTGCGGTCCCAGCTGACACCAg GTCTCGGAGGGCGGACGACTCCTGTCGCCATGACGACAACTCACAG TGTTTCTCGGTGCGCTCGCTGGGCTGGCTCCAGGTGGAGGAAGACGACTTGTCGCCGGGTCGCAGCAGCCTGGCGGTGGGCAACGTGATCCAACAGCTGTCCCGCTGCGGCCCCCCCGAGGAGCGAGACAGGCCGGGGCTCTTGAGGGAG GGGAGCGAGATGAGGCTGCTTCTGAAGCGGGACACGCTAACTCTCCTGGACCCGGTAGACCACACCCCCTTGTACTGTCAGCCAATCATCAACATCCGCGTGTGGGGGGTGGGCAGCGACAACGGCAG GGACAG GGACTTCGCCTTCGTGGCGGCCGATAAGGACAGCTGCGTGCTCAAGTGTCACGTGTTCCGCTGCGACGCGCCCGCCAAGGCCATCGCCACCGCGCTGCATCGCATGTGCTCGCAG ACGATGTCCCAGCAGACGTCCCGCTCGCTCTCCATGGACAGCATCTCACCCGAAGACCTGCCTCGACAAG TGGAATTCCTGGAGGCGGGGCTTCAGCGCGTCCACAAGTTTGACGTCTACTACGTCGGCAACCTGCCCGTGTCCCGCGCCATGG gcATGGAGGTGTTAAACTTGGCCATTGAGAGCATCATGAACTCCACCCAACGCCACGAGTGGGAGGCCACCGTCATCCACGTGACGGACAACTTCCTGTCTGTCTTCAAG CAGCAGGAAGGGGAGGAGCCAGTGTGGGCGTGTCAAGTGCGTTTCCTCAGCTTCCTGGGCGTGGGTCACGACAATCGCACCTTCGCCGTCATCGTGGACGGCGGCCGGCAGCGTTTCGAATGTCACGTCTTCTGGTGCGAGCCGGACGCCGGCCTCTTGTCGGAAGCCGTCCAGGCGGCGTGCATG GTTCAGTATCAGAAGTGTTTGGTGGCTCAGACGCCGCCGCCCAGGAGCCGGCTGTGGCACGCCGCCGCGCCCAAGGTTAAACGCGCCAACTCCATGGATGGCGCCACTTTCCACAGCGGCGGCAACGGCGGCGTGTCGCCGCGGAAGGGAAATGGCGCCCACGGCGTGGGCGTTCGCAGGGGCATGATGGCGTTCTTCGACACCTTCCGGAACAAACAGGCTGCCACCTCATAA
- the apbb3 gene encoding amyloid-beta A4 precursor protein-binding family B member 3 isoform X2, which translates to MMGKDYMLAIIIVNCDDNIWSDQNLLLDPDLPSGWKTIQDSTGTYYWHVPTGATQWQHPRLNGTPTQPQPDAQNFFFSGVCSSKDDQRPQGFSAVPADTRSRRADDSCRHDDNSQCFSVRSLGWLQVEEDDLSPGRSSLAVGNVIQQLSRCGPPEERDRPGLLREGSEMRLLLKRDTLTLLDPVDHTPLYCQPIINIRVWGVGSDNGRLMLHVMMMSHNDKVTRSYVAHANVTHDGVTSHDDVTHPMTFPRWRPQTMSQQTSRSLSMDSISPEDLPRQVEFLEAGLQRVHKFDVYYVGNLPVSRAMGMEVLNLAIESIMNSTQRHEWEATVIHVTDNFLSVFKQEGEEPVWACQVRFLSFLGVGHDNRTFAVIVDGGRQRFECHVFWCEPDAGLLSEAVQAACMVQYQKCLVAQTPPPRSRLWHAAAPKVKRANSMDGATFHSGGNGGVSPRKGNGAHGVGVRRGMMAFFDTFRNKQAATS; encoded by the exons ATGATGGGCAAGGACTACATGTTGGCTATCATCATTGTCAACTGCGACG ACAATATCTGGAGCGACCAGAACCTGCTGCTGGACCCGGACCTTCCCTCTGGCTGGAAGACCATCCAAGACTCCACGGGAACCTACTACTGGCACGTGCCCACCGGCGCCACCCAATGGCAGCACCCCCGACTCAACGGGACGCCCACGCAGCCGCAGCCTGACGCACAG AACTTCTTCTTCTCTGGTGTTTGCTCTTCGAAGGATGACCAAAGACCACAAGGCTTCAGTGCGGTCCCAGCTGACACCAg GTCTCGGAGGGCGGACGACTCCTGTCGCCATGACGACAACTCACAG TGTTTCTCGGTGCGCTCGCTGGGCTGGCTCCAGGTGGAGGAAGACGACTTGTCGCCGGGTCGCAGCAGCCTGGCGGTGGGCAACGTGATCCAACAGCTGTCCCGCTGCGGCCCCCCCGAGGAGCGAGACAGGCCGGGGCTCTTGAGGGAG GGGAGCGAGATGAGGCTGCTTCTGAAGCGGGACACGCTAACTCTCCTGGACCCGGTAGACCACACCCCCTTGTACTGTCAGCCAATCATCAACATCCGCGTGTGGGGGGTGGGCAGCGACAACGGCAG GTTGATGTTACACGTCATGATGATGTCACACAATGATAAGGTCACACGATCTTATGTCGCTCATGCCAATGTCACACACGATGGTGTCACATCACATGATGATGTCACCCACCCGATGACGTTCCCCCGTTGGCGTCCTCAGACGATGTCCCAGCAGACGTCCCGCTCGCTCTCCATGGACAGCATCTCACCCGAAGACCTGCCTCGACAAG TGGAATTCCTGGAGGCGGGGCTTCAGCGCGTCCACAAGTTTGACGTCTACTACGTCGGCAACCTGCCCGTGTCCCGCGCCATGG gcATGGAGGTGTTAAACTTGGCCATTGAGAGCATCATGAACTCCACCCAACGCCACGAGTGGGAGGCCACCGTCATCCACGTGACGGACAACTTCCTGTCTGTCTTCAAG CAGGAAGGGGAGGAGCCAGTGTGGGCGTGTCAAGTGCGTTTCCTCAGCTTCCTGGGCGTGGGTCACGACAATCGCACCTTCGCCGTCATCGTGGACGGCGGCCGGCAGCGTTTCGAATGTCACGTCTTCTGGTGCGAGCCGGACGCCGGCCTCTTGTCGGAAGCCGTCCAGGCGGCGTGCATG GTTCAGTATCAGAAGTGTTTGGTGGCTCAGACGCCGCCGCCCAGGAGCCGGCTGTGGCACGCCGCCGCGCCCAAGGTTAAACGCGCCAACTCCATGGATGGCGCCACTTTCCACAGCGGCGGCAACGGCGGCGTGTCGCCGCGGAAGGGAAATGGCGCCCACGGCGTGGGCGTTCGCAGGGGCATGATGGCGTTCTTCGACACCTTCCGGAACAAACAGGCTGCCACCTCATAA
- the apbb3 gene encoding amyloid-beta A4 precursor protein-binding family B member 3 isoform X5: protein MMGKDYMLAIIIVNCDDNIWSDQNLLLDPDLPSGWKTIQDSTGTYYWHVPTGATQWQHPRLNGTPTQPQPDAQDDQRPQGFSAVPADTRSRRADDSCRHDDNSQCFSVRSLGWLQVEEDDLSPGRSSLAVGNVIQQLSRCGPPEERDRPGLLREGSEMRLLLKRDTLTLLDPVDHTPLYCQPIINIRVWGVGSDNGRLMLHVMMMSHNDKVTRSYVAHANVTHDGVTSHDDVTHPMTFPRWRPQTMSQQTSRSLSMDSISPEDLPRQVEFLEAGLQRVHKFDVYYVGNLPVSRAMGMEVLNLAIESIMNSTQRHEWEATVIHVTDNFLSVFKQQEGEEPVWACQVRFLSFLGVGHDNRTFAVIVDGGRQRFECHVFWCEPDAGLLSEAVQAACMVQYQKCLVAQTPPPRSRLWHAAAPKVKRANSMDGATFHSGGNGGVSPRKGNGAHGVGVRRGMMAFFDTFRNKQAATS, encoded by the exons ATGATGGGCAAGGACTACATGTTGGCTATCATCATTGTCAACTGCGACG ACAATATCTGGAGCGACCAGAACCTGCTGCTGGACCCGGACCTTCCCTCTGGCTGGAAGACCATCCAAGACTCCACGGGAACCTACTACTGGCACGTGCCCACCGGCGCCACCCAATGGCAGCACCCCCGACTCAACGGGACGCCCACGCAGCCGCAGCCTGACGCACAG GATGACCAAAGACCACAAGGCTTCAGTGCGGTCCCAGCTGACACCAg GTCTCGGAGGGCGGACGACTCCTGTCGCCATGACGACAACTCACAG TGTTTCTCGGTGCGCTCGCTGGGCTGGCTCCAGGTGGAGGAAGACGACTTGTCGCCGGGTCGCAGCAGCCTGGCGGTGGGCAACGTGATCCAACAGCTGTCCCGCTGCGGCCCCCCCGAGGAGCGAGACAGGCCGGGGCTCTTGAGGGAG GGGAGCGAGATGAGGCTGCTTCTGAAGCGGGACACGCTAACTCTCCTGGACCCGGTAGACCACACCCCCTTGTACTGTCAGCCAATCATCAACATCCGCGTGTGGGGGGTGGGCAGCGACAACGGCAG GTTGATGTTACACGTCATGATGATGTCACACAATGATAAGGTCACACGATCTTATGTCGCTCATGCCAATGTCACACACGATGGTGTCACATCACATGATGATGTCACCCACCCGATGACGTTCCCCCGTTGGCGTCCTCAGACGATGTCCCAGCAGACGTCCCGCTCGCTCTCCATGGACAGCATCTCACCCGAAGACCTGCCTCGACAAG TGGAATTCCTGGAGGCGGGGCTTCAGCGCGTCCACAAGTTTGACGTCTACTACGTCGGCAACCTGCCCGTGTCCCGCGCCATGG gcATGGAGGTGTTAAACTTGGCCATTGAGAGCATCATGAACTCCACCCAACGCCACGAGTGGGAGGCCACCGTCATCCACGTGACGGACAACTTCCTGTCTGTCTTCAAG CAGCAGGAAGGGGAGGAGCCAGTGTGGGCGTGTCAAGTGCGTTTCCTCAGCTTCCTGGGCGTGGGTCACGACAATCGCACCTTCGCCGTCATCGTGGACGGCGGCCGGCAGCGTTTCGAATGTCACGTCTTCTGGTGCGAGCCGGACGCCGGCCTCTTGTCGGAAGCCGTCCAGGCGGCGTGCATG GTTCAGTATCAGAAGTGTTTGGTGGCTCAGACGCCGCCGCCCAGGAGCCGGCTGTGGCACGCCGCCGCGCCCAAGGTTAAACGCGCCAACTCCATGGATGGCGCCACTTTCCACAGCGGCGGCAACGGCGGCGTGTCGCCGCGGAAGGGAAATGGCGCCCACGGCGTGGGCGTTCGCAGGGGCATGATGGCGTTCTTCGACACCTTCCGGAACAAACAGGCTGCCACCTCATAA
- the apbb3 gene encoding amyloid-beta A4 precursor protein-binding family B member 3 isoform X1, translating into MMGKDYMLAIIIVNCDDNIWSDQNLLLDPDLPSGWKTIQDSTGTYYWHVPTGATQWQHPRLNGTPTQPQPDAQNFFFSGVCSSKDDQRPQGFSAVPADTRSRRADDSCRHDDNSQCFSVRSLGWLQVEEDDLSPGRSSLAVGNVIQQLSRCGPPEERDRPGLLREGSEMRLLLKRDTLTLLDPVDHTPLYCQPIINIRVWGVGSDNGRLMLHVMMMSHNDKVTRSYVAHANVTHDGVTSHDDVTHPMTFPRWRPQTMSQQTSRSLSMDSISPEDLPRQVEFLEAGLQRVHKFDVYYVGNLPVSRAMGMEVLNLAIESIMNSTQRHEWEATVIHVTDNFLSVFKQQEGEEPVWACQVRFLSFLGVGHDNRTFAVIVDGGRQRFECHVFWCEPDAGLLSEAVQAACMVQYQKCLVAQTPPPRSRLWHAAAPKVKRANSMDGATFHSGGNGGVSPRKGNGAHGVGVRRGMMAFFDTFRNKQAATS; encoded by the exons ATGATGGGCAAGGACTACATGTTGGCTATCATCATTGTCAACTGCGACG ACAATATCTGGAGCGACCAGAACCTGCTGCTGGACCCGGACCTTCCCTCTGGCTGGAAGACCATCCAAGACTCCACGGGAACCTACTACTGGCACGTGCCCACCGGCGCCACCCAATGGCAGCACCCCCGACTCAACGGGACGCCCACGCAGCCGCAGCCTGACGCACAG AACTTCTTCTTCTCTGGTGTTTGCTCTTCGAAGGATGACCAAAGACCACAAGGCTTCAGTGCGGTCCCAGCTGACACCAg GTCTCGGAGGGCGGACGACTCCTGTCGCCATGACGACAACTCACAG TGTTTCTCGGTGCGCTCGCTGGGCTGGCTCCAGGTGGAGGAAGACGACTTGTCGCCGGGTCGCAGCAGCCTGGCGGTGGGCAACGTGATCCAACAGCTGTCCCGCTGCGGCCCCCCCGAGGAGCGAGACAGGCCGGGGCTCTTGAGGGAG GGGAGCGAGATGAGGCTGCTTCTGAAGCGGGACACGCTAACTCTCCTGGACCCGGTAGACCACACCCCCTTGTACTGTCAGCCAATCATCAACATCCGCGTGTGGGGGGTGGGCAGCGACAACGGCAG GTTGATGTTACACGTCATGATGATGTCACACAATGATAAGGTCACACGATCTTATGTCGCTCATGCCAATGTCACACACGATGGTGTCACATCACATGATGATGTCACCCACCCGATGACGTTCCCCCGTTGGCGTCCTCAGACGATGTCCCAGCAGACGTCCCGCTCGCTCTCCATGGACAGCATCTCACCCGAAGACCTGCCTCGACAAG TGGAATTCCTGGAGGCGGGGCTTCAGCGCGTCCACAAGTTTGACGTCTACTACGTCGGCAACCTGCCCGTGTCCCGCGCCATGG gcATGGAGGTGTTAAACTTGGCCATTGAGAGCATCATGAACTCCACCCAACGCCACGAGTGGGAGGCCACCGTCATCCACGTGACGGACAACTTCCTGTCTGTCTTCAAG CAGCAGGAAGGGGAGGAGCCAGTGTGGGCGTGTCAAGTGCGTTTCCTCAGCTTCCTGGGCGTGGGTCACGACAATCGCACCTTCGCCGTCATCGTGGACGGCGGCCGGCAGCGTTTCGAATGTCACGTCTTCTGGTGCGAGCCGGACGCCGGCCTCTTGTCGGAAGCCGTCCAGGCGGCGTGCATG GTTCAGTATCAGAAGTGTTTGGTGGCTCAGACGCCGCCGCCCAGGAGCCGGCTGTGGCACGCCGCCGCGCCCAAGGTTAAACGCGCCAACTCCATGGATGGCGCCACTTTCCACAGCGGCGGCAACGGCGGCGTGTCGCCGCGGAAGGGAAATGGCGCCCACGGCGTGGGCGTTCGCAGGGGCATGATGGCGTTCTTCGACACCTTCCGGAACAAACAGGCTGCCACCTCATAA
- the LOC133467447 gene encoding cysteine-rich and transmembrane domain-containing protein 1-like, whose amino-acid sequence MSADHPPPYVPPPPAQGFVGSAGATPYQAAPSSYYQDPQQYVTPPGYRTPFYVAPSGWDAPKAYGGPPKHTVYVVDQNEGAGHIGGGGGALRSLLSACSTLLCCCCLCDLLTRHL is encoded by the exons ATGAGTGCCGACCACCCTCCCCCGTATGTCCCGCCTCCACCGGCCCAAG gcttCGTAGGCTCGGCGGGCGCCACGCCTTACCAG GCGGCGCCCTCCTCCTACTACCAGGACCCGCAGCAGTACGTGACCCCGCCCGGCTACCGCACGCCCTTCTACGTCGCGCCCTCAGGCTGGGACGCCCCCAAGGCCTACGGGGGGCCGCCCAAACACACGG TGTACGTGGTGGACCAGAACGAGGGTGCGGGCCAcatcggcggcggcggcggagctTTGAGGTCGTTGCTATCGGCGTGCTCCACCCttctatgttgttgttgtctgtgtGACCTACTGACACgtcacctctga